In Nostoc piscinale CENA21, the genomic stretch CCAAATCCTGATGACCTACAGCTTTATTTTTCCCAATTTTTCTCAGCCACGTTAAATTTATGATAAATATGAGCAAAAATTTACAACGTCATTTGAATGATAAATTTTGTCCCTGAGCCTAGAGTTGAGTGACAACTTAAGGTTCCGTCATGGGTTTCTGCGACAATTTGACGGGTGATAGCAAATTTTAATCAGTCAGTCTCTCGATATCCTCAATAAACTATGATTCTGGAGCCATTGTATAGTTCTTCGCTGAATTTGTAGTTGGCAAGACTGAGCATACTAATAAGTTCCGAAATATATGCGTATTATTCAACACAGTTCAGATCAACTTTTTTGCTTTTTGAAGTCCCCTAAGCAAATTTGGGAACACTAAAGTCAGAAATTCTCCAGTCTGAACGCAGTTATGATTAGCACTCCAGTCAGTATTCCCGGATATATAGTCAGCGAACAAATCTATGATGGTTCTAGAACTGTAGTTTACCGAGCAGTCCGAGAAATTGACAATTTACCTGTAGTCATTAAACTGCTAAAAAATTCTTATCCTAGTTTTAATGAACTTTTATCTTTTTGCAATCAGTACAGCATTGCGAAAAATCTCAACTCCCCTCTCATTATTCAAACCTATAGCCTCGAAGCATACAAAAATGGTTATGCGTTAATCATGGAAGATTTTGGTGGAATTTCTCTTCTAGAATGGAAGGCTAAGAGTAGGGAAGAATTTCTGGAAGAGTTTTTAGAAATAGCCATTTCTATTTGCAGAACTTTAGATATTTTATATCACGAGCGTATTCTTCATAAAGATATTAAACCCAGTAATATCTTAATTAATCCTACAACCAAACAAGTTAAATTAATTGATTTTAGTATTGCATCTTTATTACCACGAGAAACGCCAGCGATTGTTAATCCTAACGTCTTAGAAGGGACACTTGCTTACATTTCTCCAGAACAAACCGGAAGAATGAATCGCCCAATTGATTACCGGACTGATTTTTATTCTTTAGGTGTGACTTTTTATGAGTTACTCACAGGAGAATTACCTTTTCAATCAAATGATGCGATGGAATTGTTACATTGTCATATTGCGAAAATACCGCCTATTCTGGAAGAAAGGAGGCTCACTTCTCCTGCGGAGACGCTAACGCGAACGACTTCGCTCAGTGAGCAAAATGCAGGAGGCAGAAGGGAAGAAATACCAACAGTTTTATGTGATATTATTATGAAATTGATGGCGAAAAATGCTGAAGACAGATATCAAAGTGCTTTGGGAATAAAATATGATTTAGAAAAATGTCTATCTCAACTCCAAGAAACGGGTGCGATTGAACATTTTGAAATTGGACAACGGGATATATGCGATCGCTTCATTATTCCTGATAGACTTTATGGTAGAAAAGCGGAAGTAGATACTCTCTTACAAGCATTTGAACGAGTCAGCCAAGGCGCAACAGAAATGATGCTGGTTGCTGGGTTATCTGGAATTGGTAAGACAGCAGTTGTGAATGAAGTTCATAAACCAGTTGTCAGACAACGAGGTTATTTTATCAAAGGTAAATACGACCAATTTCAACGGAATATTCCCTTGGCTGCTTTTGTCCAAGCATTCCGCGATTTGATAGGTCAAATCTTAACTGAAAGTGATGCAAAAATTCAACAATGGAAAAATAAAATTTTAGCGGCTGTGGGTGACAATGGCGGGGTAATTATTGAAGTTATTCCCGAATTAGAAAACATTATTGGTCAACAGCCACCTGCTGTAGAATTATCCGGTACAGCAGCACAAAATAGATTTAATTTATTATTTCAAAAGTTTACGCAATTATTTACCTGTGCTGAACATCCCTTAGTGATATTTTTAGATGACTTGCAATGGGCAGATTCAGCATCATTAAACTTAATCCAGCTTTTAATGGCTGATACAGGTTATTTATTATTAATTGGGGCGTATCGTAATAATGAAGTCAAACCAGCAGATCCATTAATCTTGACGTTGAATGCAATTCAAAAAGCACAAGCTACAATTAATACTATTACTTTAGCACCACTAAATCAATTAGAATTAAATAAATTAGTAGCGGATACTCTGAAATGTCCAGAAAATTTGGCTTGGAACCTTTCTGTATTAATCTATCAAAAAACTCAGGGTAATCCATTTTTTGCTACTCAATTTCTGAAATCATTACATCAAGAAAATCTCATTCAATTTGATTTTGCCTTGGGTTGTTGGCAATGTGATATTAGCCAAGTCAATCAACTAGCACTTACAGATGATATTGTGGCTTTCATGGCATGGCAATTACAAAAAATGCCACAATCCACGCAAAATGTCTTACAATTAGCTGCTTGTATTGGAAACTCTTTTGATTTAGCAACATTGGCAATTGTTTCTCAGCAGTCAGAGATAGAAACTGCTGCTGATTTGTGGAAAGCTTTGCAAGAAGGACTAATTTTACCGATTAGTGAAGTTTATAAATTTTATCAGGGAATCGAAGGCGATCGCTTGACCCTAGAACCAGGAAATACTACTCAACAATTAGCAAAATATAAATTTTTACATGACAGAGTACAGCAAGCCGCCTATTCACTGATTCCTCAAGAGCAGAAACAAGCAACTCATCTGCAAATTGGACAATTACTCCAACAAAATTTATCTGACATTGAACAAGAGGAAAAAATCTTTGATATTGTCGGACATTTGAATAAAGGCATTCAGTTAATTACAGAACAAAAAGCACAAGAGAAACTAGCGCAACTTAACTTAAAAGCAGGAACTAAGGCGAGAAATTCTACAGCATATTCTGCCGCCAGAATATATTTCCAAACAGGACTGGAACTATTACCGGAAAATTGTTGGATTCAGCAGTATGAATTAGCGTTGAATATTCATATTGCGGCGGCGGAAGCGAGTTATTTAACTAGTGATTTTGAAAATATGGAACAGATAGCAACCATAGTATTGCTATCGGCCCGCACAATTTTAGATAAAGTTAAAATTTATGAAATTCAAATTGCCGCGCAAGTTTTACAAAGTAATGTTTTAGAGGCGATCGCAGTTGGCAGAAAAGCATTAGCACAATTAGGGGTTGAACTGCCACAAGCACCTGATCAAGCCTTGACTGGCCAAATCCTACAAAACCTGAATACTCAACTTGCAGGCAGAAACATTGCTGACTTGATCAATTTGCCATTAATGACTGATCCCGTCACAGAAGCTGCAATCGAAGTGTTGGGAATGTTGTTTTCACCTATCATCCAAGGAATGCCCGGTTTATTACCCTGGTTAAGTTCAATGATGGTGAGTTTATCTCTGCAATCAGGTAATACTGTGGCATCCACAACTGGATATGGCATTCATGGGATGGTGTTATGTGCATTCTTAGAAGATGCAGTCACAGGATATGCTTTCGGTCAGTTGGCTATCAACTTACTGGAAAAATTTAATCTCCAAAAGCATAAATCCGTTGTCCTTTCTTTGTTTGGCTGCTTTATTCAACATTACCAAGAGCGATTAGATGCCACAATTCCCTTGCTGTTAACCGCCTACCAAACTGGCATCGAAACCGGAGATTTTTTACACGCTGGTTTTGCTTTGGGTGGTCACAGTGATGGCAGATTTTTCACTGGTGAAGAACTGCATAGTTTTGTTCATGTTATGGCTGATTACAGTTTGGCATTGGCTCAGGTAAAACAATATTCGGCTCAAGTATATTTGAATTTGGGCAAACAAGCGGCAGAAAACTTGATAGAACCAGTCAGCGAACCAGATTACTTGATTGGGAATACCTACAATGAAACATTGATTCTGACTAAGCACCAGCAGGATAATGACTTAATTGCGATCGCTCAAGCTTATATCTACAAACTGCTACTTGCTTGCTATTTCGCTAAATATACAAATGCACGCAACTATATTGACCAAGCCAAGCCTTGTTTAATGGCAGTATCAGGATCGATTTTTGTGCCGATTTTCCATTTTTATGCGGCGCTAACTTATCTAGGACTTGTCCCCACCCAGCCAGAACCAGAACAAGCCAAACTGCTAGAAGTTGCAGCCAGTCACCACACAGTTCTGTACCAATGGGCGTGCTATGCGCCGATGAATCACTTGCATAAATGGTATTTAGTCGAGGCTGAACGTTGTCGAGTTTTGGGTGAAAAATTTGCCGCCAGTGAGTGTTATGACCAAGCGATAAATCTGGCTAAAGAACATCAATTTATCAACGAAGAAGCCCTCGCCCAAGAATTAGCAGCCAAGTTTTATCTGCAATGGGGTAAACAGCGCATAGCCGAGGAATACATGATTCAAGCCTACTATGCTTATGCCCATTGGGGTGCTAAAGCCAAAATTGCCGACTTAGAAAAACACTATCCCCAACTACTTGCACCGATATTAAAATCAACTCGTGCGGCGATTATAACTAACGAAACTATCCTAGCTTCAGGAATTTTCACATCTACCAGTTCCCCCACTTCGACCAACAATATCTCCGATACCTTTGACTTAAAAGCGATTCTCACAGCTTATCAAACTCTGACTGGTGAAATTGAACTAGAAAAACTGCTGTCAACATTGCTGGCTATTGTTGTAAAAAATTCTGGGGCTGATAAATGTGTATTAATGTTGTTGCGAAATGAGCGCCTATTCATCAAAGGCTTGATGACAGAAGGAAAACCGCCAGTTGTATTGCAGAGGATTCCTGTTGAAGACAGTCAAGAAATTCCCCACAAGTTAATTTACAAAGTCAAGCACAGCCACCAAATTGTTGTGCTGCGGGATGCAACCGCAGATTCTACCTTAGCCAACGACCCGTATATTGTGCGTCAACAGCCCAAGAGTATCTTGTGTAGTCCGATTTTGCATCAAGGTAAATTGCTGGGTATTTTATATCTAGAGAATAATTTAGCAACAGGAGCCTTCACTAGCGATCGCGTCGAACTGTTGAATTTAATCTGCACTCAAGCAGCGATTTCTCTAGAAAATGCCCGACTTTATGAGCAAGAACAAGAAAAATCCCATTCTTTACAAATATCCATTGCACAATTAAAACAAACTGAAGTATCTCTGGCTCAAGAAAGAGAATTTTTAAATGTCATCATTGACAACATTACCGACGGAATTGTGGTTTGTGATGCTAATGGCAAATTGATTTTATTTAACAAAGCAACTTGTGAATTTCATGGCTTACCAATAGCATCATTACCCCCTGAACAATGGGCAGAACATTTTGACCTTTATCAGCCTGATGGGCAAACACCATTATCAACCCATGAAATTCCTTTATTTCGTGCCTTACAAGGGGAAAAAATCGAAAACGTCGAGATGGTAATTGCCCCTAAAAATGGTACAAAGAGAATTTTGTTAGCCAGTGGACAAGCAATTTTTGATGCTTGGGGTAACAAAGTTGGTGCGGTAGCTGTTATGCGAGATATTAATGAGCGCAAACAAGCTGAACTGGCTTTACAGCAAAAATCCTTAGACTTGCAACAAGCCCTCCAAGACTTACAAACAGCACAATTGCAAATCATTCAAAGTGAAAAAATGTCGGCTTTGGGTAATTTAGTTGCGGGCGTAGCTCATGAAATGAATAATCCTTTAGGCTTTATTTCAGCAACTCTCAAACAGACTAAACCAAATTTGGAGGATCTCATTGAACACTTAAAACTCTATCAAGAAACTCTGGAAAACCCTAGTGAGGAAATTCAAGACCATGCTGACGAAATTGACCTGATTTATCTTTTAGAAGACTTACCCAGAACTTTAGATGCAATGATGATAGCTTGCGACAGATTAAAAAATATTAGCACTAGTCTGCGGACTTTCTCTCGTGCTGATCAAGATTACAAAGTCCAATTTAATCTTCATAATGGCATTGATAGCACTATCTTAATTCTCAAACATCGTCTCAAAGCCAATGAACAACGTCCAGCGATAGAAGTGATTACTGAATACGGAGATTTGCCCCACATAGAATGTTTTCCTGGGCAATTAAATCAGGTATTTATGAATATCTTGGCTAATGCGATTGATGCTTTAGAAGAAGCAAATACAGGTCAGAGCTTTACAGAAATCAAAGCTCATCCCAACCAAATTAAAATTACAACATTGCTCTTAGAGAAATCAGTAAAAATCTCAATTGCTGATAATGGTAAAGGAATCAGTGAAGAAGTGAAACAAAAAATATTTGACCATTTATTCACTACTAAATCAGTGGGTAAAGGTACGGGATTAGGATTAGCCATTGCTCGGCAAATTGTTGAAGAAACCCACGGTGGTAAGTTAACTTGTCACTCCGTTTTAGGACAAGGTACAGAATTTGTGATTGAAATTCCAGCGTGAGGTTGACAGAACAAGGCAACGTCATTGCGTTAGCGACGAAGGAGCGTCATTGCGAATTGCGGATTGCGAATTGCGAATTGGTATTACGCTATGGGTAGAGAAATTATAAATTCAGTTCCTTCACCAACAACAGAATTAACTGTGATTTTACCGCCGTGTTTTTCTTCGATAATTTGACGGGCGATCGCTAATCCTAAACCTGTCCCTTTTCCCACTGATTTGGTAGTAAATAAATGGTCAAAGATTTTTTGTCTGATTTCTTCACTCATACCCTTACCGTTATCAGCAATGGAAATTTTGGCATATTTATCAATTATTGAAGTAGTAATTTTAATCTGGTTAGGATTAGCTTGAATTTCGGCAATTTTTTTTGCCAATACTTGCTTCTTCTAAAGCATCAATCGCATTAGCCAGGATATTCATAAACACCTGATTTAATTGCCCAGGAAAGCAGTGAATTTGAGGTAAATCACCATAATTAGTTATGACTTCAATGGCTGGACGCTGGGCATTGGCTTTGAGGCGATGCTTGAGAATTAAAATTGTGCTATCGATGCCTTCATGTAGATTAAATTTTACTTTGTAATCTTGATCAGCGCGGGAAAATGTACGTAGGCTAGTGCTAATATTTTTCAGGCGATCGCAGGCTATGACCATTGCATCAATGATTTTAGGTAAGTCTTCTAAACTATATTCCAAGTCAATTTCTTCAGCATGGTTGAAAATTTCTGCATTCGCGTCGGGAAAGCCATCTTGATAGAACTTCAAGTGTGTAAATATATCAGTAAGAGTAGGTTTAACTTGTTTGAGACTGGCCACAATAAAACCCAAAGGATTATTCATTTCATGGGCGACTCCAGCAACTAGATTACCCAATGCCGACATTTTTTCGCTTTGCACCATTTGTATTTGAGCTTGTTGCAAATTAGAGAGTGCTTGCTCTAATTCCTGAGATTTTTGTTTGAGTGCGATTTCTGCAAGTTTGCGATCGCTCACATCAATTACAACTCCATCCCACATAATTGCGCCGTCTGCTTGTAATTCAGGACGCGCATTTGATTGAATCCATTTCACCGTTCCCGAAGGTAAAATAATTCGCCATTCTTGCTCAAACGGCGTTAAATTTTGGGCAGATTTAGCAATTGCTTGGGCAATGATTGGGTCATCTTCAGGATGGTGTAGAGTATAAAGAGTTTGTCTACCTGCCATGACATCTTCTGAATCTACACCATACAGTTCATAACAACCAGAACTAATGTAAGGAACAGAAATTGCACCTTCAGGAGCAAGCCGGAACTTGTACACCACACCAGGAATGTTATCTGCAAGATTGCGAAATTGAGCTTGGCTGGCTTGCTGTTGTGCTAAAGATTGTTCTAATTGTTGAGCATAGTTTTGAGCGTCTCGATACAACCGGGCGTTTTCTAAAGAAATTGCGGCTTGAGTGCAGAGTAAGTTGATAATTTCGATGCGATCGCTAGTGAAGACTTCGCTGGTTAAACTATTTTCTAAATATAAAATGCCAATTAATTTCCCCTGATTAACAATCGGAGTACAAACAATGCTCTTGGGTAAATACTGCTGAATATAGCTATCTGTTATCCAGGTATTTTCTTTAGTGATGTCATGAATAATAATTGGTTGCAGAGTGTGTTTAACTGCATAAATCATCTTAATGGGAACATCATGACTGCTGTCGAGAAAATGGGGTGAGAAAACAGAAGTTTTTCCATCATCAATGGTAGCCATAGATGTCACAACCCAATCAGCATTTTCTGACAATACCAATGCTATTTTCTGCGCCCCAGAATTTGGCAATAATACTTGCATTAAATTTGTAATCAATTCTTCAAGTTTGATCGCACTTAATAAAACCCTTGAAGCTTTGAGAATAGCGCCGAAGTCCAAACTATCAGAAAAGCTGCTGCTATTGGAAGTAGAGGCTTGACTAGTATAGGTAGCAATAGTAGCGTTGCTGATGGTTTCTTGCAGATTCAGGTTAAATTTTCGTTGTTGCAGAATGTGTTGCAGTAGGTGGGGATATTTTTTTTCTAAATCGTCTGTTTTAGCTTTTGCACCCCAATGAGCATAGCAGTAGTATGCTTGCTGCATGTATGCTTGGGCGACTGTTTCCTTACCCCAATCAAGATAGAATTTCGCCGCCAATTCATTAGCTAAAGCTTCTTCTTGAATATAGCCATTTGCTTTCGCGCCAGCAATAGCGCGATCGTACAATTCTATCGCCTCCAGTTTTTGATCTAAAACTCGATGCTGTTCGGCTTGAATTAAATCATACTTATTTTGAAAATTCATTGGTGAAGCCAGCACCCTTTTCTGGAGAATTTGCTGATTAACTGCGATGATTTCAGCATTACCTGATGTTGCCAACAGTGCCAGTGATTCATAAAAATACAACAGGGGTATATTTAATGTACCAGCCCCACTTCCCAAAAATTGTTTAGCTTGTTGTGCTACATCTAAAGCTTGAGAATATTCGCCAAACAGGAAACACAAACAAATTTTGTTTGTCAACAAAAACCATAATCCTGAATGATCGCCAATTGCATCTAGCGTTGTCAACATATTGGCTTCGTCCATGACTTCGCCAGTTAAAACGATGGGATTTTTTGCCTTTCCCAGCAAATTTAGAACTGTTTGTTGACAGGATTTTGTAAAATTCAAAGCTGTCTGCTGACCAATTTGCTGGATACCTTGACTATATATATTGATGTTTTGGATTAATTCATTTAAAGGCTGCCCAGTCAAATATGAGTGTAAACAATAAGTAAACCCACCAAAACCAGCAAATACTAAGTCTCCGACTTCTAAACTCAAGTTATAAGCTTGTTGTAAAGGTACTAGGGTTTCTTTAGCATGATGGGTGCAGAAAGTAATGTAAAAATGGACAAGAACAAGTGTACGTCCATAAAACTCTTTTTCATTTAATTGTTCGCAGAGATTGAGTGCTAGTTGCCCAAACTCATAACCTGTGGAAAAATCTTCGAGTACGGCACATAGCAACAACCCATAATAAACATAACCAATCACAGAAGTATTGGCATTACCATACTGGAGTGATAATTCTACTTTTTTCAAAGCCACCAGCGGAAACAATACTGGATTGCAAGCGTAAGCAGCGACTCCAACCTTAACTAAAATCCGCATAGCAGCTAAGATTTTTGCATCAGTCATGGGCGGAAGATCAAGTAACTCAGCAGCCGATCGCCCATTTAGTTGCAGGGCGATCGCTTGAAATGCTGCGGGAATTTCTTCTGGTACAGGCTGTTTAGATAAATGAATGCCT encodes the following:
- a CDS encoding trifunctional serine/threonine-protein kinase/ATP-binding protein/sensor histidine kinase gives rise to the protein MISTPVSIPGYIVSEQIYDGSRTVVYRAVREIDNLPVVIKLLKNSYPSFNELLSFCNQYSIAKNLNSPLIIQTYSLEAYKNGYALIMEDFGGISLLEWKAKSREEFLEEFLEIAISICRTLDILYHERILHKDIKPSNILINPTTKQVKLIDFSIASLLPRETPAIVNPNVLEGTLAYISPEQTGRMNRPIDYRTDFYSLGVTFYELLTGELPFQSNDAMELLHCHIAKIPPILEERRLTSPAETLTRTTSLSEQNAGGRREEIPTVLCDIIMKLMAKNAEDRYQSALGIKYDLEKCLSQLQETGAIEHFEIGQRDICDRFIIPDRLYGRKAEVDTLLQAFERVSQGATEMMLVAGLSGIGKTAVVNEVHKPVVRQRGYFIKGKYDQFQRNIPLAAFVQAFRDLIGQILTESDAKIQQWKNKILAAVGDNGGVIIEVIPELENIIGQQPPAVELSGTAAQNRFNLLFQKFTQLFTCAEHPLVIFLDDLQWADSASLNLIQLLMADTGYLLLIGAYRNNEVKPADPLILTLNAIQKAQATINTITLAPLNQLELNKLVADTLKCPENLAWNLSVLIYQKTQGNPFFATQFLKSLHQENLIQFDFALGCWQCDISQVNQLALTDDIVAFMAWQLQKMPQSTQNVLQLAACIGNSFDLATLAIVSQQSEIETAADLWKALQEGLILPISEVYKFYQGIEGDRLTLEPGNTTQQLAKYKFLHDRVQQAAYSLIPQEQKQATHLQIGQLLQQNLSDIEQEEKIFDIVGHLNKGIQLITEQKAQEKLAQLNLKAGTKARNSTAYSAARIYFQTGLELLPENCWIQQYELALNIHIAAAEASYLTSDFENMEQIATIVLLSARTILDKVKIYEIQIAAQVLQSNVLEAIAVGRKALAQLGVELPQAPDQALTGQILQNLNTQLAGRNIADLINLPLMTDPVTEAAIEVLGMLFSPIIQGMPGLLPWLSSMMVSLSLQSGNTVASTTGYGIHGMVLCAFLEDAVTGYAFGQLAINLLEKFNLQKHKSVVLSLFGCFIQHYQERLDATIPLLLTAYQTGIETGDFLHAGFALGGHSDGRFFTGEELHSFVHVMADYSLALAQVKQYSAQVYLNLGKQAAENLIEPVSEPDYLIGNTYNETLILTKHQQDNDLIAIAQAYIYKLLLACYFAKYTNARNYIDQAKPCLMAVSGSIFVPIFHFYAALTYLGLVPTQPEPEQAKLLEVAASHHTVLYQWACYAPMNHLHKWYLVEAERCRVLGEKFAASECYDQAINLAKEHQFINEEALAQELAAKFYLQWGKQRIAEEYMIQAYYAYAHWGAKAKIADLEKHYPQLLAPILKSTRAAIITNETILASGIFTSTSSPTSTNNISDTFDLKAILTAYQTLTGEIELEKLLSTLLAIVVKNSGADKCVLMLLRNERLFIKGLMTEGKPPVVLQRIPVEDSQEIPHKLIYKVKHSHQIVVLRDATADSTLANDPYIVRQQPKSILCSPILHQGKLLGILYLENNLATGAFTSDRVELLNLICTQAAISLENARLYEQEQEKSHSLQISIAQLKQTEVSLAQEREFLNVIIDNITDGIVVCDANGKLILFNKATCEFHGLPIASLPPEQWAEHFDLYQPDGQTPLSTHEIPLFRALQGEKIENVEMVIAPKNGTKRILLASGQAIFDAWGNKVGAVAVMRDINERKQAELALQQKSLDLQQALQDLQTAQLQIIQSEKMSALGNLVAGVAHEMNNPLGFISATLKQTKPNLEDLIEHLKLYQETLENPSEEIQDHADEIDLIYLLEDLPRTLDAMMIACDRLKNISTSLRTFSRADQDYKVQFNLHNGIDSTILILKHRLKANEQRPAIEVITEYGDLPHIECFPGQLNQVFMNILANAIDALEEANTGQSFTEIKAHPNQIKITTLLLEKSVKISIADNGKGISEEVKQKIFDHLFTTKSVGKGTGLGLAIARQIVEETHGGKLTCHSVLGQGTEFVIEIPA